A single window of Oculatellaceae cyanobacterium DNA harbors:
- a CDS encoding penicillin-binding protein 2 — MASSEGWKRNRRKSGSKIEELREDPHSTRGSIKSVLLLSPVRLLLVWAVLILTTLGLGINLYRLQIVSSPVLLKKARQQQMVSLRPFVPRRSVVDRNGNFLATDQPSYTLYAHPKLFKVSKQEVANQLSKIINVPEDELLKKFNQKNSGIRIAQSLREDLANHISRLNNDGLELIGQYSRLYPQQELAADVVGYVDSSHRGQAGVEYSQFKLLERAVHTVRISRSGNGEMMPDYMPEGFLHYDDLQLKLTIDNRLQRAARLALKEKIKKFNAKRGAVLVMNAQDGSLLAMVSEPTYNPNEYSKFDMGLFKNWALADLYEPGSTFKPINVAIALEAGAITPDTTFNDSGHITVAGWPIKNAQSKSYGLLNITQILQYSSNIGMVQMMQKLNPEVYYSWLEKLGLGNKVGIDLPFESQGQMKSKQQFMSSPIEPATTSFGQGFSLTPIQLVTLHASLANGGKIVTPHVVRGLFDSQGQMYWQPNLPAPRPVFSPQTSDTVLEMMEKVVSNGTGKPAQIPGYRIGGKTGTAQKASASGGYDSSAKITSFVGILPVDASKRYVVLAVVDNPQGNVFGSTVAAPIVKSVMEAIISIEGIPPSQQQQTMPGQTEQIMPSQTQIPQD, encoded by the coding sequence ATGGCCTCCTCTGAAGGCTGGAAGCGTAACCGACGTAAATCGGGCAGCAAGATTGAAGAATTACGTGAAGATCCTCATTCTACGAGAGGGTCTATAAAATCAGTTTTATTGCTTTCCCCTGTCAGATTATTACTGGTTTGGGCGGTGTTAATATTGACCACTCTAGGATTGGGAATAAATTTATACAGACTGCAAATTGTTAGCTCGCCTGTGCTATTGAAAAAGGCACGGCAGCAGCAGATGGTGTCACTGCGTCCGTTCGTTCCTCGACGCTCAGTTGTCGATCGCAATGGCAACTTTTTAGCAACAGACCAGCCTAGTTATACACTGTATGCTCATCCAAAGCTATTCAAGGTTTCTAAACAGGAAGTTGCTAATCAGTTATCTAAAATTATTAATGTCCCTGAAGATGAACTCTTGAAAAAGTTTAATCAAAAAAACAGTGGCATTCGGATCGCTCAGTCACTCAGAGAAGATTTAGCAAATCATATTTCTAGACTTAATAATGATGGATTAGAGCTAATTGGGCAATACTCACGGTTGTATCCACAGCAGGAGTTAGCAGCCGATGTTGTGGGGTACGTCGATAGTAGCCACCGTGGACAAGCTGGAGTGGAATATAGTCAATTTAAATTACTAGAACGTGCTGTTCACACAGTTCGCATCAGTCGCTCTGGTAACGGAGAAATGATGCCTGACTATATGCCAGAAGGATTTTTACATTATGATGATTTACAGCTAAAACTAACTATTGACAATCGCCTACAAAGGGCGGCTCGCTTGGCTCTCAAGGAAAAAATTAAGAAGTTTAATGCCAAGCGTGGTGCTGTGCTAGTGATGAATGCTCAGGATGGTTCCCTACTGGCGATGGTGTCAGAGCCAACTTACAACCCGAATGAGTACTCTAAGTTTGATATGGGATTGTTTAAAAACTGGGCGCTGGCTGATTTATATGAGCCTGGTTCAACATTTAAACCAATAAATGTAGCGATCGCACTAGAAGCAGGTGCTATTACACCTGATACTACATTTAATGACTCAGGTCATATTACCGTAGCTGGCTGGCCGATCAAAAATGCTCAGAGTAAATCTTATGGGTTACTGAATATTACTCAAATTTTGCAATATTCCAGCAACATTGGCATGGTGCAAATGATGCAAAAGTTAAACCCAGAAGTTTACTATAGCTGGCTGGAAAAGTTAGGACTAGGAAATAAGGTTGGTATTGACCTGCCGTTTGAATCACAAGGGCAGATGAAAAGCAAGCAGCAGTTTATGTCTTCCCCAATTGAACCCGCAACTACATCCTTTGGGCAAGGCTTTTCTCTAACACCAATTCAACTGGTAACTTTGCACGCTTCTTTGGCTAATGGCGGTAAAATCGTTACACCTCATGTTGTCCGAGGGCTATTTGATTCTCAAGGTCAAATGTACTGGCAACCAAACCTACCAGCACCGCGACCTGTTTTCTCTCCTCAGACGAGCGATACAGTGTTAGAAATGATGGAAAAGGTTGTGAGCAATGGAACTGGAAAACCAGCACAAATCCCTGGATATCGGATTGGTGGTAAAACAGGAACTGCTCAAAAAGCTAGTGCTTCTGGGGGATATGATAGCAGTGCTAAAATTACCAGCTTCGTAGGTATTTTGCCAGTAGACGCTTCAAAACGCTATGTAGTTTTAGCTGTAGTTGATAATCCTCAAGGTAATGTTTTTGGTTCAACTGTAGCCGCTCCCATTGTTAAATCAGTGATGGAAGCGATTATTAGCATTGAAGGGATACCGCCGAGTCAACAACAGCAAACAATGCCAGGTCAAACAGAGCAAATAATGCCAAGTCAAACACAAATACCACAGGACTGA